A window of the Candidatus Nitrosotalea okcheonensis genome harbors these coding sequences:
- a CDS encoding arginine--tRNA ligase, with the protein MTLRLVYDEIRFGVKQACHKLGYPEIEFDVSEASRPEFGDVSCNVGFLLAKTLKKRPLDISQSLAEEYKKNLGEYVSEVSAHASGYLNFVANYSLLVPQVVHSSLQANYGSINLGKNSKMVIEHTSVNPNKALHVGHIRNIIIGDTVARILHKASYDVSVLNYVDDSGLQVADIIVGFKYGGYSDTPPDDQKFDHYCGDIVYVKTTERYETDKAFADLRSHVLQELEEETSDLAKFGDEITRRVLEEQLKTCWRLGATYDCLNFESQIVHSKLWQVAFEKMKSMGITELEQEGKNAGCWVIKAESEDDKVLVRSNGTATYVAKDIPYAAWKLGILADPFYYKHYAIQKTGRVLWQTTLDSKQATMHFTGDRAITVIDSRQSRLQNIITKIMSDFKSKPDSYIHLGYESVTLSPDTAKTLDLDTGGKSVQMSGRKGIYVSADYVLDILSGRTFDETKKRNSELDEMSLVKISEQVAIGALRYAMIKQDLDKIITFDLTESLSLEGDTGPYIQYAHARAMRILEKYGKSPNFGASLGDINTVYEKDLIKIIGKFDLHVEDAAKNLSPKIIAKYCYHLAVSFNTFYEHVKVLTADSEDVINARLCLVYSFKETLAKALQLLGIDAPERM; encoded by the coding sequence ATGACGCTACGATTAGTCTATGATGAAATTAGGTTCGGTGTAAAACAAGCCTGTCATAAACTTGGCTATCCAGAAATAGAATTTGATGTATCAGAGGCGTCAAGGCCAGAGTTCGGAGATGTGAGTTGTAATGTTGGGTTTTTGCTTGCAAAGACACTAAAGAAAAGACCACTTGATATATCCCAATCACTTGCAGAAGAATACAAAAAAAATCTTGGCGAATATGTTTCCGAAGTCTCTGCGCATGCATCTGGATATCTAAATTTTGTTGCAAACTACTCATTACTTGTGCCACAGGTAGTTCATTCATCACTTCAAGCTAATTATGGCTCAATTAATCTTGGAAAAAATTCCAAAATGGTAATAGAGCATACAAGTGTAAATCCCAACAAGGCTTTACATGTTGGACATATCAGAAATATAATAATTGGTGATACGGTTGCCAGAATTTTACACAAGGCATCATATGATGTCAGCGTTCTAAATTACGTAGACGATTCAGGACTGCAGGTAGCAGATATTATTGTTGGTTTCAAGTATGGTGGATATTCTGATACTCCGCCAGATGATCAAAAATTTGATCACTATTGCGGTGATATAGTCTATGTAAAAACCACTGAAAGATATGAAACAGACAAGGCTTTTGCAGATCTGCGTTCACATGTGCTGCAAGAACTTGAAGAGGAAACATCGGATCTTGCAAAGTTTGGAGACGAGATAACAAGACGCGTCCTTGAAGAACAGCTCAAAACATGCTGGCGCCTTGGTGCTACATATGACTGTCTCAACTTTGAATCGCAGATAGTCCATTCTAAATTGTGGCAAGTTGCATTTGAAAAGATGAAATCAATGGGAATAACAGAGCTAGAACAAGAAGGAAAAAATGCTGGATGCTGGGTCATAAAAGCAGAATCGGAAGATGACAAGGTCTTGGTTCGAAGCAATGGAACTGCCACATACGTTGCAAAAGATATACCATATGCTGCATGGAAACTTGGAATTTTAGCAGACCCATTTTATTACAAACATTATGCAATCCAGAAAACAGGGCGTGTCTTGTGGCAGACAACGCTTGACTCAAAGCAGGCCACGATGCATTTTACAGGAGATCGTGCAATTACAGTCATTGATTCCAGGCAGTCAAGGCTTCAAAACATCATAACAAAGATAATGTCTGATTTCAAATCGAAACCTGATTCGTATATTCACTTGGGATATGAATCAGTCACCCTCAGTCCTGATACTGCCAAGACACTTGATCTTGATACTGGAGGAAAATCAGTGCAAATGTCTGGTAGGAAGGGAATCTATGTCAGTGCAGACTATGTACTTGACATTTTGAGTGGACGAACATTTGATGAGACAAAGAAGAGAAATTCTGAACTTGATGAAATGAGTCTTGTAAAAATATCAGAGCAGGTGGCAATCGGTGCATTGCGTTATGCTATGATAAAGCAAGATCTTGACAAGATAATTACATTTGATCTGACAGAATCACTCAGCTTGGAGGGTGACACGGGACCATACATCCAATACGCACATGCTCGTGCAATGAGAATCTTGGAAAAATATGGGAAGAGCCCGAATTTTGGGGCAAGCCTTGGTGATATTAACACTGTATATGAGAAAGACCTGATCAAAATCATTGGCAAGTTTGATCTTCATGTAGAAGATGCTGCAAAGAATCTCTCACCTAAGATAATTGCCAAGTATTGCTACCACCTTGCAGTATCTTTCAATACTTTCTATGAACATGTCAAGGTGTTGACTGCAGATTCTGAAGATGTCATAAATGCAAGACTTTGTCTAGTCTACTCTTTCAAGGAGACGCTTGCAAAAGCATTACAGCTTTTAGGGATTGACGCACCAGAAAGGATGTGA
- a CDS encoding RNA repair domain-containing protein, whose amino-acid sequence MARKGIVAEIFSKAIYNDKPQSYIVGYIDRGTTKEVTLEEFLKRSENFEIIPATRIAYIKKKNSILYSKTCKISKSF is encoded by the coding sequence GTGGCAAGAAAAGGCATAGTTGCCGAGATTTTCAGCAAGGCCATATACAATGACAAACCTCAATCATATATTGTAGGATACATTGATCGTGGTACAACAAAAGAGGTAACACTTGAAGAATTTTTAAAACGGTCTGAAAACTTTGAGATTATCCCCGCAACAAGAATTGCATATATCAAAAAGAAAAACAGTATTTTGTATTCAAAAACATGCAAGATCTCAAAATCATTTTAA
- a CDS encoding OBG GTPase family GTP-binding protein, which translates to MGIPEKIQAIKDEMSKTQINKATEHHVGLLKAKLAKLKREQEDVKSRSSGSSAGFDVKRTGDATVVFIGLPSVGKSTLLNRLTGAKSAVGAFQFTTTTVVPGMMEHRGAKIQILDLPGIIKGASTGKGLGKRVLAVAKSADLVLIILDVFQPYHEDVIRTELGNIGIRLDQKPPDIVIEKTGDGGIAVSQQVPLTKMSISLLKDILRLYGMNNGRVLIREDVDADQITDFISGNKFYVQSLTIMNKIDLVNQGFVNELQEKSKSKFVPISADSDINITALKDTIFEKLDFIRIYMRPKGGETDYKEPLITRNNSTVLDICNKLHRDLKKDFRYALVWGKSVKFGGQRVSINHVLQDEDVLTIIKAK; encoded by the coding sequence ATGGGAATTCCAGAAAAAATCCAGGCCATTAAAGACGAGATGTCAAAGACACAGATAAACAAGGCTACGGAACATCACGTCGGTCTTCTCAAGGCAAAGCTTGCCAAGCTTAAAAGAGAACAAGAGGATGTAAAATCAAGATCGAGTGGAAGCTCTGCAGGCTTTGATGTTAAAAGAACAGGTGATGCAACGGTGGTGTTCATTGGGTTACCAAGTGTTGGAAAATCAACGTTGCTCAACAGGTTGACCGGTGCAAAATCAGCGGTTGGTGCATTCCAGTTTACAACAACAACAGTAGTTCCCGGAATGATGGAGCATAGGGGTGCCAAGATTCAGATCTTGGACTTGCCTGGAATCATCAAGGGTGCATCAACTGGCAAGGGCCTTGGAAAAAGAGTTCTAGCAGTTGCAAAAAGTGCAGATCTTGTGTTGATAATTCTGGATGTGTTTCAACCATATCATGAAGATGTTATAAGGACAGAGCTTGGAAACATCGGAATTAGACTTGACCAGAAGCCCCCAGATATCGTAATTGAAAAAACAGGGGATGGTGGAATCGCAGTCAGTCAGCAGGTCCCACTTACAAAGATGTCAATTAGTTTACTGAAGGACATACTTAGGCTGTACGGTATGAATAATGGTAGAGTCTTGATTCGAGAGGATGTTGATGCTGACCAGATAACAGACTTTATTTCGGGCAACAAGTTTTACGTCCAATCTCTCACAATAATGAACAAGATTGATCTTGTGAACCAGGGTTTTGTAAACGAATTACAGGAAAAATCAAAGTCAAAATTTGTTCCGATTTCTGCAGACTCTGACATCAACATAACTGCGCTAAAAGATACCATATTTGAGAAACTAGACTTTATCAGAATTTATATGAGACCAAAAGGCGGTGAGACAGATTACAAGGAACCGTTGATAACAAGAAATAATTCTACCGTACTGGACATATGCAACAAGCTTCATCGTGATCTCAAAAAAGATTTCAGATATGCACTTGTGTGGGGAAAGAGTGTAAAGTTTGGTGGGCAGCGAGTCAGCATAAATCATGTTTTACAAGACGAAGATGTACTCACAATAATCAAAGCAAAATAG
- a CDS encoding YqaA family protein, which translates to MLIDFLKPILENPFFVKYGLTGLFLNAVFASIVPFPIVVTSTALLLNGQSEAMVFIIMSSGSVIGGILTYYIGYDGGKVYKILKRTHREEQQQKSVIWLSKYGWSIIFALSLVPILTEIVTVIAGVKKYSFKKFFISMSIARVASAFAMVYFGNMFLQYIKT; encoded by the coding sequence GTGTTAATTGATTTTCTAAAGCCCATACTTGAGAATCCGTTTTTTGTGAAATATGGATTGACTGGTCTTTTTCTCAATGCAGTTTTTGCTTCAATAGTGCCATTTCCAATCGTAGTCACATCAACTGCCTTGCTTCTGAACGGTCAAAGTGAAGCAATGGTGTTCATCATAATGTCATCTGGTTCCGTAATAGGTGGAATTCTGACATATTACATTGGGTATGACGGCGGCAAGGTTTACAAGATTTTGAAAAGGACTCACAGAGAAGAGCAGCAACAAAAGAGTGTCATATGGCTAAGCAAGTATGGATGGAGTATAATCTTCGCTCTTAGTTTGGTTCCAATATTGACAGAGATTGTGACGGTAATTGCAGGAGTGAAAAAATATAGTTTCAAAAAATTTTTCATATCAATGAGTATTGCAAGAGTAGCTAGTGCATTTGCCATGGTTTATTTCGGCAATATGTTTCTGCAATACATCAAGACATAA
- a CDS encoding phosphoglycolate phosphatase: MKPKIFAIDIDGTITDNKGGRVDLDALGALRYLVKLGHKVIYVTGRSSIEAYVLSIFGGTTRIAVGENGGIITSGPNEHKLIGNKQKCLDAFEFLKTKIPEAIEKPVFPRMTEVVLERNFDVNIGKKLFADNDLGVTLTDSQYAYHINSKGVDKANGFVEVMNMFSARKEDVIAIGDSETDVPLFKLAGTSVALGNAPKNVQSQATLSVLGHQGDGMIEALEAVQLQLLVE, encoded by the coding sequence ATGAAACCAAAGATATTTGCAATAGATATTGATGGCACCATTACTGACAACAAGGGAGGAAGAGTTGATCTTGACGCACTTGGTGCATTACGATATCTTGTAAAACTTGGACACAAAGTAATCTATGTGACTGGAAGATCTTCTATCGAGGCTTATGTGTTATCAATATTTGGCGGAACCACAAGAATCGCGGTAGGTGAAAATGGTGGTATTATAACTTCAGGACCTAATGAACACAAGTTAATTGGCAACAAACAAAAGTGCTTAGACGCATTCGAATTTCTTAAAACAAAAATTCCTGAAGCAATAGAAAAGCCAGTCTTTCCAAGAATGACTGAGGTGGTGCTTGAAAGAAACTTTGATGTGAATATTGGAAAGAAACTTTTTGCTGACAATGACCTTGGCGTAACTCTTACCGATAGTCAATATGCATACCACATAAATTCCAAGGGTGTAGACAAGGCAAATGGATTTGTTGAAGTAATGAATATGTTTTCTGCAAGAAAAGAAGATGTAATTGCAATAGGGGACAGCGAGACTGATGTACCGCTCTTCAAGTTGGCAGGAACAAGTGTAGCACTTGGAAATGCTCCAAAAAATGTCCAGTCTCAAGCAACCTTGTCTGTTCTAGGACATCAGGGTGATGGCATGATTGAGGCATTAGAGGCAGTACAACTACAATTGTTGGTAGAATGA
- a CDS encoding PUA domain-containing protein — protein MKSHNLSKSDISVIIDKMTKQWHIELSKSKTLILHEIDDNTHLITGDNITSIQIGDSYLPFLSETALLEKFPKAIVDAGAIKFVCNGANVMRPGIKKFTDFQKDDIICVVDEVHNKFLAVGKALMSSAEMSNITKGEVVKNLHYISDKYWEAAKIIKK, from the coding sequence TTGAAATCGCATAATCTTTCAAAGAGTGACATTTCAGTAATCATTGACAAGATGACCAAACAATGGCACATCGAACTTTCAAAATCAAAGACATTGATATTGCACGAGATTGATGATAATACACACCTGATAACAGGAGATAACATAACATCAATACAAATTGGAGACTCTTATCTTCCGTTTCTTTCAGAGACTGCATTATTGGAGAAATTTCCAAAAGCAATTGTGGATGCAGGTGCAATCAAGTTTGTTTGCAACGGAGCAAACGTAATGCGTCCGGGAATTAAAAAATTTACAGATTTTCAAAAAGATGACATTATCTGCGTAGTTGACGAAGTACACAACAAATTTCTTGCAGTTGGAAAAGCCTTGATGTCAAGTGCTGAAATGTCAAACATAACAAAAGGCGAGGTTGTAAAGAATTTGCATTACATTTCTGACAAGTATTGGGAAGCTGCAAAGATTATCAAAAAATAA
- a CDS encoding collagen-like domain-containing protein, giving the protein MSSKDNTIEVSGESPFKIPSGVFEVQIALCDASPSADDVKRRSFHALWKDNFHLRVKDKKFSQVLGSIKNPLPSSVFQRGLVWVVVIDQFSSSYTSFPVDVPRISSGYVEPATEPEATRYTKSDSDTRPKQTMEHFTSERGYRGPSGPMGPAGPMGQPGPMGQPGVSGPPGPMGIQGDKGPQGPAGEKGDKGPPGPPGDKGDRGDKGPIGDKGITGDKGPPGPPGPHGDKGPQGMPGDKGDRGDKGPIGDKGITGDKGPQGDKGPRGDEGEKGERGDKGDKGDKGDKGLTGEIGPVGEKGPTGPPGSTGDKGIIGPPGEQGPKGPVGIPGDKGLSGPQGPQGDKGLTGPQGPPGEKGPQGPQGPAGEKGLTGIPGPQGDKGPRGLPGATGDQGPRGTSGPSGPPGPQGIQGPQGEKGTTGPQGVPGDKGPPGIQGVPGPPGPQGPQGPPGDKGTQGVQGPQGDKGLTGQQGPQGDKGPQGTQGQQGIPGEQGPRGPPGPPGDKGPTGFSEQERALITQLLEILSSKNVLTTEQQIKLMSFLY; this is encoded by the coding sequence ATGTCATCAAAAGATAATACTATCGAGGTCTCAGGTGAATCTCCTTTTAAGATCCCGTCTGGTGTCTTTGAGGTACAAATTGCACTCTGCGATGCTTCCCCATCTGCCGATGATGTCAAGAGACGAAGCTTTCATGCTTTGTGGAAAGATAACTTTCATCTTAGGGTTAAAGACAAAAAATTTTCTCAGGTTTTGGGCTCTATAAAAAACCCACTACCATCATCTGTGTTTCAGAGAGGACTAGTCTGGGTTGTTGTAATAGACCAGTTCTCATCATCTTATACTAGTTTTCCAGTTGATGTTCCGCGAATAAGTTCTGGCTATGTTGAACCAGCCACGGAACCAGAGGCGACTAGATATACAAAATCGGATTCTGATACAAGACCAAAACAAACCATGGAACATTTTACAAGCGAAAGAGGTTACCGTGGTCCCTCTGGTCCTATGGGTCCTGCAGGTCCTATGGGTCAACCCGGCCCGATGGGCCAACCCGGTGTATCCGGTCCTCCGGGTCCAATGGGCATACAGGGTGACAAGGGTCCACAAGGTCCTGCTGGAGAAAAAGGTGACAAGGGTCCGCCTGGACCGCCTGGCGACAAGGGTGACAGGGGAGACAAGGGTCCAATTGGTGATAAAGGAATTACTGGTGACAAGGGTCCTCCTGGGCCGCCCGGTCCACATGGTGATAAAGGACCTCAGGGTATGCCTGGCGACAAGGGTGACAGGGGAGACAAGGGTCCAATTGGTGATAAAGGAATTACTGGTGACAAGGGTCCACAAGGTGACAAGGGTCCACGTGGTGATGAGGGAGAAAAAGGAGAGCGTGGAGACAAGGGCGACAAGGGAGACAAGGGCGACAAGGGACTCACAGGAGAGATTGGTCCGGTTGGAGAAAAAGGCCCTACTGGTCCGCCAGGTTCTACCGGTGATAAAGGAATTATTGGTCCGCCTGGAGAACAGGGTCCAAAAGGTCCAGTAGGTATACCTGGCGACAAGGGATTGTCCGGTCCACAAGGTCCACAAGGTGACAAGGGACTAACCGGTCCACAGGGTCCGCCTGGGGAAAAAGGTCCGCAAGGGCCACAAGGTCCTGCGGGGGAAAAAGGCCTTACGGGAATCCCCGGTCCACAAGGCGACAAGGGACCAAGGGGGTTACCTGGTGCTACTGGTGATCAAGGCCCCCGTGGTACGTCTGGTCCCTCTGGTCCTCCAGGTCCTCAAGGAATACAGGGTCCACAAGGTGAAAAAGGTACAACTGGTCCGCAGGGTGTTCCAGGTGACAAGGGTCCGCCTGGAATTCAAGGAGTTCCGGGTCCTCCTGGTCCGCAAGGTCCACAGGGACCTCCAGGTGACAAGGGTACTCAGGGTGTACAGGGTCCACAAGGTGACAAGGGACTGACAGGTCAACAAGGCCCACAAGGTGACAAGGGTCCACAAGGTACGCAAGGACAACAGGGAATTCCTGGCGAACAGGGTCCACGAGGTCCTCCAGGACCTCCAGGTGACAAGGGTCCAACCGGATTCTCAGAGCAAGAACGTGCTTTGATAACTCAACTGCTTGAGATTTTGTCTTCGAAAAATGTGTTGACGACAGAACAGCAAATAAAATTAATGAGCTTTCTTTACTGA
- a CDS encoding tRNA (adenine-N1)-methyltransferase, translating into MKKIKQNDNVLFFYNDSKKWLMRVTPKQKFHTHVGIIDHKKVIGKPFGSALKTNKGKIIFALEPTIYDYVMKSQRSTQIVYPKDLGYIAARIGLQSGNKIVEIGTGSGSFTTFLASIVKPKGHVYTYDVDENFMAIARKNIEKAGVSKYVTMTKLDLKTAKKMPQKDADVVIVDLGDPWVVVPQARKMLKGSGAFVAICPTMNQLEKLAAALRQNDFFDIECTEQIVRTIEARDGKTRHSFRAIGHTTYVAFARKVITPASLRKVLMPVEQPETESEEVDSSEDESLSSLKK; encoded by the coding sequence TTGAAGAAAATAAAGCAAAACGACAATGTGTTATTTTTTTATAATGATAGTAAAAAATGGCTTATGAGGGTTACACCAAAACAAAAATTCCATACACATGTTGGAATCATAGACCACAAGAAAGTGATAGGAAAACCATTTGGAAGTGCACTTAAGACAAACAAGGGTAAAATAATTTTTGCACTCGAGCCTACTATCTATGATTATGTAATGAAGAGCCAACGCAGTACGCAGATAGTGTATCCAAAAGACTTGGGATATATTGCAGCACGAATAGGGTTGCAGAGCGGAAACAAAATAGTGGAGATTGGAACTGGAAGCGGTTCATTTACAACTTTTCTTGCAAGCATTGTAAAGCCAAAGGGTCATGTTTACACCTATGATGTAGACGAAAACTTTATGGCAATCGCACGAAAAAATATCGAAAAGGCAGGAGTTTCAAAATATGTCACCATGACAAAACTTGACCTCAAGACTGCAAAAAAAATGCCTCAAAAGGATGCAGATGTGGTAATAGTTGATCTTGGTGATCCGTGGGTGGTTGTTCCTCAAGCAAGAAAGATGCTCAAGGGAAGCGGTGCATTTGTTGCTATATGTCCTACTATGAATCAACTTGAAAAACTTGCGGCTGCATTGCGACAAAATGATTTCTTTGATATTGAATGTACTGAACAAATTGTAAGAACCATCGAGGCAAGAGATGGTAAAACAAGACACTCGTTTAGGGCAATAGGGCATACAACATATGTTGCATTTGCACGGAAGGTTATCACACCTGCTAGCTTGCGCAAAGTATTGATGCCGGTAGAGCAACCAGAGACTGAATCTGAGGAAGTTGATTCCTCTGAAGACGAAAGTTTATCATCTCTCAAAAAATAA
- a CDS encoding Ntn hydrolase family protein, with the protein MPGATAVGIAYDGGVVMASERRISYGNFVVSKNTKKTFKITDFVGACCAGMVADMQVLAMQMRAMTKIRKMEIKREIPPNSVAKMMSTLMYERRYYPLLTQVIVGGVDGDAVIYTLDPLGSVLPDDYASVGTGAEMALGVLDQEFKPKMNEKDAVNLAVKSIKSAIMRDNASGDGIDVLVVDKNGTREFTAN; encoded by the coding sequence ATGCCAGGTGCTACTGCGGTGGGTATTGCATATGATGGCGGTGTTGTCATGGCAAGTGAAAGAAGGATCTCTTATGGCAATTTTGTCGTAAGCAAGAATACTAAAAAAACATTCAAAATTACTGATTTTGTTGGTGCATGCTGTGCTGGAATGGTTGCAGATATGCAAGTTTTAGCAATGCAAATGAGAGCAATGACAAAGATACGAAAGATGGAGATTAAACGCGAAATTCCGCCAAACTCTGTAGCTAAGATGATGTCTACTTTGATGTATGAACGACGTTACTATCCTCTTCTGACTCAAGTCATAGTTGGGGGAGTTGATGGCGACGCAGTAATCTATACACTGGACCCATTAGGCTCTGTTTTACCTGATGATTATGCTTCGGTCGGTACAGGTGCAGAGATGGCACTTGGAGTCTTAGATCAAGAGTTCAAACCAAAGATGAATGAAAAGGATGCAGTAAACTTGGCAGTAAAATCGATCAAGTCTGCAATAATGAGGGATAATGCAAGTGGTGACGGAATTGATGTACTTGTTGTCGATAAAAACGGTACAAGAGAATTCACAGCAAACTAG
- a CDS encoding M20/M25/M40 family metallo-hydrolase has protein sequence MQENYVDKNFSSLISDLQKLIQQPSVSAKNVGLEECSRLIVQMMRKSGIRAEILYVKKGVPPAIYGEVTSRQNPDKTLLFYNHYDVQPEEPVELWDDKPFSGKIKGNKIFGRGSADDKGELITRIKAVESFLKTTGDVPCNIKFFIEGEEEIGSVHIEDYLKKYKEKLSCDAVIWEFGYVDEQDRPIISLGMKGLLYVELSKTESIRDAHSSLAVIIENPAWRLVGALKTLRDDDGRILIKDWYKEVDKFTQEDIKIIASEPFDEHSFKKEYGITKFVGNKKGIAIKKALVGEPTCNIAGFASGYDGPGAKTVLPSKALVKIDFRLVPKMNPKKQLLRLKNHLRQNGFGDIQVTLIHGEAAARTAISDPFVGAVKKAADASFGRSILSVSSAGTGPMFSFVKFLRSPCIAIGSTYIFSRIHSPNEFARIDLLKKTTKCMCKIIRNFAS, from the coding sequence ATGCAAGAAAATTACGTTGACAAGAATTTTTCAAGCCTTATTTCGGATCTGCAGAAATTAATCCAGCAACCAAGTGTTTCTGCAAAAAATGTGGGACTAGAAGAATGTTCGAGACTGATTGTTCAGATGATGAGAAAGTCTGGAATACGTGCTGAGATACTCTATGTCAAAAAGGGTGTTCCGCCTGCAATATATGGAGAAGTCACGTCAAGACAAAATCCCGACAAGACTCTGTTGTTCTATAACCACTATGATGTACAACCTGAAGAGCCAGTTGAGCTATGGGATGACAAGCCGTTTAGTGGGAAAATAAAAGGAAACAAGATATTTGGCAGAGGCTCAGCTGATGACAAGGGAGAGTTAATCACAAGAATAAAAGCAGTTGAATCGTTTCTGAAAACAACAGGCGATGTACCATGCAACATCAAATTTTTCATTGAGGGGGAAGAAGAGATTGGAAGCGTACACATTGAAGATTATTTAAAAAAATACAAAGAAAAATTATCATGTGATGCAGTAATATGGGAGTTTGGCTATGTTGATGAACAAGACAGACCGATAATTAGTCTTGGGATGAAAGGATTACTTTACGTCGAGTTGTCAAAAACAGAGTCAATTCGTGATGCTCACTCAAGTCTTGCAGTGATAATAGAAAATCCTGCATGGCGGCTTGTTGGAGCATTGAAGACACTTCGTGATGATGATGGGAGAATATTGATAAAAGACTGGTACAAGGAGGTTGACAAGTTTACGCAAGAGGATATTAAAATAATTGCATCAGAGCCATTTGATGAACATTCGTTTAAAAAAGAATATGGGATAACAAAATTTGTCGGGAACAAAAAAGGGATAGCAATAAAAAAAGCTCTAGTGGGAGAACCAACATGCAATATTGCAGGATTTGCATCGGGTTATGACGGACCTGGTGCAAAAACAGTTCTACCATCAAAGGCTCTAGTAAAAATTGATTTTAGACTTGTTCCTAAAATGAATCCGAAAAAGCAACTTCTACGTCTGAAAAACCATCTACGACAAAATGGGTTTGGGGACATTCAAGTTACACTAATTCACGGCGAGGCAGCAGCTAGGACCGCAATATCTGATCCCTTTGTAGGTGCTGTAAAAAAGGCAGCAGATGCATCATTTGGAAGATCTATTCTTAGCGTCTCGTCTGCAGGAACAGGGCCTATGTTCTCGTTTGTCAAGTTTCTCCGCTCTCCGTGTATTGCAATAGGGAGCACCTACATATTTTCTAGGATCCACTCTCCAAATGAATTTGCAAGAATTGACTTGCTCAAAAAAACAACTAAATGCATGTGCAAAATAATTCGAAATTTTGCATCATAG
- a CDS encoding NAD(P)H-hydrate dehydratase has product MLKEILQSQVVKNFIPTRKAMSRKGDNGKVLVIGGNYLYHGAPILSSIAALRTGSDLVYTCVPKINVMATRAFSPNLIVVPLVDVKLTRGSVQKLLGIIPKNLDSATIGMGLGIQDREALKILVHSLLDRAVGLSLDASSLVPEILPEIKDKKVIVTPHTGEFQRLFGELPPTAIKQRTGMVEKHAKENGVTILLKGPTDIVSDGKQTYLNPKNIAAMTVGGTGDVLSGVVAAMLAKNKNPVQAASAAVFVNGKAGYLAQKKYGLHIMATDLLDFIPYSMKPFDRVK; this is encoded by the coding sequence TTGTTGAAAGAAATTCTCCAATCGCAAGTTGTTAAAAATTTCATACCTACACGTAAGGCTATGTCAAGAAAAGGGGACAATGGCAAAGTACTAGTCATTGGTGGGAATTATCTTTATCACGGCGCTCCAATTCTGTCGTCTATTGCAGCACTGCGTACAGGATCTGATTTAGTGTATACTTGTGTGCCAAAGATCAATGTAATGGCAACACGTGCATTCTCCCCGAATCTGATTGTTGTACCACTGGTTGATGTAAAACTGACGCGTGGTTCTGTCCAGAAACTGCTTGGAATAATCCCAAAAAATCTTGATTCTGCTACAATAGGAATGGGTCTTGGGATACAAGACCGGGAGGCACTAAAGATTCTAGTACATTCTCTTCTTGACAGGGCAGTTGGATTATCCCTTGACGCAAGCTCACTTGTGCCAGAAATTCTTCCCGAGATTAAAGACAAGAAGGTAATTGTTACTCCTCATACCGGAGAATTTCAAAGGCTGTTTGGTGAACTGCCTCCTACTGCAATAAAACAACGCACTGGGATGGTTGAAAAACATGCAAAAGAAAACGGTGTGACAATATTGCTCAAGGGACCGACAGATATTGTTTCTGATGGTAAGCAAACATACTTGAATCCAAAAAACATTGCGGCAATGACTGTGGGTGGAACAGGCGATGTATTGTCGGGCGTTGTAGCGGCGATGCTTGCCAAAAATAAAAATCCTGTACAGGCAGCGTCTGCAGCGGTGTTTGTAAATGGAAAAGCAGGATATCTGGCTCAAAAAAAATATGGATTGCACATTATGGCAACTGATCTGCTGGATTTTATACCGTATTCTATGAAACCGTTTGATAGAGTGAAATAA